AACAGAAATAGAATATGCTAATGTACAAAATTGCTGCTATATGAACCGCAAATCACTTTTTTAAAGCAGTTATCTTTTATTGTTAATGATGATTGActtacttaaaataaataaatcattaccGTAACGCAATAATTGCTCTTTGTATGGATGTATGAATTTTGTTGTTAAGAGTTTATAATACTGATGTAGTGGAATTGAACCAATCCTTGTTATGGTGTTGTGTTCGATGTAAAAGGTTATTGTAGGCACATGTGTCTGGTGAGTCTTGCCCATATTAAAGTTCTTTTGGAACCAAATTACgttgatgtttagctgattgattcagtcagcatggctcgatagcggaCGCCATTAACCGTAACAGGAACTCCTtcttaatttcgaaaataataagGATCGATGTTGCcgtcagtgctctatgaacctcgcaaacaatttttttattttcaaagtaaatttccacattttGGAGGCGTTCCgtcgttaaacgattcatgatgacttgtcaaaccttactgaacagaaatgtcaacaggTCTATATCGATAGTCCGatgcatgattcaattatagtaTTTATATTTGAATCATGGtcctcatgcagctaaaaataaCACCCGATATAATCAAGAAAATTGCGATACGGCAATATCCTGGCGTTGCGGACGTTGCGTTCTGatgcttctttttatttttgtgagcaAAAGtagacaaatttaaaaaaaatattatgtagaGCAAGATTTGATGCAGTGCTAATGAGTATACAACGCTCCTTCCCACGGCGCTCGGTTCTACGTTACAAGAACGATCGGACTTATATCCGGTCAAGTACTGTCACTCCAgaagcacatatgtatatgtgtataaattGTGACAGTTACAAAGTAATTTATTGATGATGAATTTGTGACCGAAAATTGTGTTCAGACGAATTACACGAGAATTTCGAAAGAGTGGTCGTCGGAGAAAGCATGACGTAAATGCTACCAAATAAGAGGAACTTCTCAATCGGCGCTGATGAGGTAAACGGTGTATTCGTCTTTGTAAATCATGTTTCCAGCATCGAATATTCCTTTAATTTGTTTAGACTAGCAATTTTTAGCTGAAACAGGCCCTCGTCTCCGCTGGCAGCTCGACATTCGACTGAACTGAAGAAagagatttcaatttatttaataaattttttcgattattttttaaattactttgagGAATCGTAAATGGAATAGAagcaaaacatatatttttaaattacatatgTTATTACATTCTCAATTCCTTTCAAAGTACCAAATCATTTCAAGTCAACAAATCATAATTCCTTGTaatgaaatcgaaaaaaaaacttttgaaattacTTCCAAGGAATTCAAGAAATAATCAACTCTTTGCTGTGGACTGAAGGAATCGATTATTTATTACCATTCCTTATATACCATTCCTTAttaacaaaatcgaaattttttttctttactcatcttatagtaaatcatttcaagaatgttgtgtcaaaattttaagtggatcggagcagaactctcaaagttatagcctttgtaggcactctacctcgaatgcggagcatcgatagttTTTCagagtaattttttcaaacgcgtttttcccgaaacgacttcttaaaagtcatactttaactgaaaaattcgacttttttagtttcagatgattctacgacgaatgccgattggcaccgcagagcacctctcgaaaaacatatctccaaaaaaactctgtcatgggcttatttgtcaatattttattactaatattttttaaaaacttattgaaaagatgtacaataacatgcaactgattttattaaagtatcttaagccatatttctgtaaaaaattcaaaaaaaagtgtttttttagcgctaaaccctaccacccccttaattgagcatagagatagcgagaGGGGAAATTGCCTACTATTACAAAATGATTATGAATGCAATTTTTCGTTTCTTGCAATTTGTCGATGTCTCAAAACTTTGGCAAAAATATAGCGGTCAATCTATCGAGTCGTTTTTGACCGATTCCTTGTAATTTTTTCGTACATTATTCTTCgaatattatacttttttggatagctaaaaagacatactagtttttaaaaactttcctGAATAGCTAAGTTTTGGACATCATGCCGTATAGCCAAATTAATCAAACTGATGAGTGCGCTCGAGCGGGAAGAATTGCGGCAGTTATTTTTTACGATACAGTTTCACGTTCTGTGACAAAATTTCTCCAACAATGCCAACGTCACGCTTTGTATcaataaaatgttataaaaatctGATTGCACCTGCTAATTAGGCGCATTATAAAAGTTTTCACTGCGGAGTTGaaatggaagaggaaaagtaagtttttatttaataaataccaCTTTGAAGTTTAATATcgtttatttattggttttagcgtaaaattaaaattaaatgaaacgaaGCTATTGGTCcaagtttcaatattttcaataacgtTTGGCGCGAAATAACTTCAAAAATGTTGTAACATATATCAAAACAGTAACAGTGTCGCAATATTACTATAATTTATGAGTTCGGCGAACTCAAccgattttttgtttacattacaaaaatacttaacatcactattttgaaatttacagtTACTGTTTATTAatgattgcattaaaaatatactaattcTCGAATAGTCAGCAGAGgctacatatttttattgctaCGAGTACCACTAGGAGATGCAATTTCGaatgaaacatttattttatgttgaatatgaaaaatactatggaacaaaatattgtaatgCAATTTTTAAGTGAAGCAATTTGTGAGGACATATTTAAGTATACACATAATGTTTTATGCACAGATTGTTTATCTTTTGAtcattaaaaacatttgttCATGAATGAATTTATGTTCaggtagtttttttaataaatcggcAGCGGTCGGATTCTAGTGCAATGGAATGGAAGACGAAAGGTGGGcaaaatagttatttttgaaacttgtaaaatatattcaatttacgatataggtatacataacaacttatatttgtgttttttgtgtaGTTTAGCGAGAAACTCAACTATAAGCAAAATACTTATACGGTGTCGGCTATGTATCTACATACGTAAAATAAGTACCGCACATCATCAAAGTATTAGCTTAGAATTTGCAACAGGCATGCTAACGTTTAACGTTTATAGTGCTTCAATGCTGCCGCTTTCATTACGCGCCTCGAACAAACCCttgttgttttgtttacattctgATATAGACTACTGCTATCACCTAGTGTGAATTTGTCTTGATTGCAATAGTATTCAAAAGTTAGGAAAAATTGATTACAATTCATATGCtaattaatacaaaatacacCTACTAATAATTAACTCGCAATTAAAGATAAACGcgcattatatttaatttaaatccaCGAAATTTTGGTGCACTCAAATTGAATTTGCCAATTCCATTTTGACAACATAGTTTATACCTGTTTACAATTCTTTATtgcatgttttatatttttttattttgcgcctAATTGTCCGCAGCAGGTTCGTCACACTCTAGCACTGTCTTAACTGttataactatttttatattccgcatgtttttattttatgctgctataacaaGCACATCCACCTTAATGCTGTCTTTCAAGAAGAACACTTAAACACTCTGAAGTATCTACATAAGAATGCGTTTGTGGTTTAagcatgcatatatttatttgcgGTATATTAACTAAACGACCTTTACATATTTGGTtacatttttgatcattttttttttttttaaacttatgtgATGATTTCTCTCACATAATACATAGCGCTTacataaatttatacatatgttaaaCTTTTCGTggatacaataaaatatatgtttgtgtgtatgtgtttatattcatatttaaatgTACGATTTTTTGTGCCGTATAGAGGCTCTTTCAGTCTTTATTGATTACAAATAATAAACTCAGTCAAAATTTTTCTTAGAGATCACTCATGATTAAATGATTGTATTGCATACGTCCATAGTGCAtaagcacatatgtacatatatttctaatacatataatttggAATTTAAATCTTAATTTATCGCCGCTGAAGCCTAAATCGGCAATcttcaaatttatataaaataaacatcaaatacaaatattgtcTAATACGTGCTCTCACTCAGCctttctttagaaaaaatttcaaaaattacactTACGATATACAGTTTTTCttatctttatttttgattgaGATTGCTTTCCCGATCATTGGAAGTGTTCGGCTTTGGTTACtactatattaaatattttttatttttttatttattaatattaagtaAATTTACTTCACTCTTCGTATGTAGCATAAAACCTGCATAGTGTTCGTTTGTTGCCTGTTATATCCAAAATATGATTGACAAATCAGTGCAGCTCTCTTGATAggggttaacatttttttttaaatttgacatTATAGTATATTTCTTATGAGAGCACTGTCAAATTCTATCACACTTTGTGAAATACATTTTGCTTACActttaatacaaatatataaatttgtgtGCTCTATTTTACAAGTACACtgtctgaaaccaaaaaaatttctctGGTTTCTAAAAGTAAACTTTGatcaaaaaataatgttttcctCTATTAGTAACGTAAATTTGGCATTCAGAAGCCAGATCCAAATATAGAGTCGACCGGAAAAGTATTTTCGTTATTCATATTGAATTGTaattatttaagtaaatttaactttgttttggTTTTCCAGCTACAGTGAGCCATTTGTGTGTTCACTCTCTGTGTGATTGTTTTTTAAAGCAAAGTGACTACCCTGTGCCGTGGGCTTTAACATAAACACGATAATAATCaactcaattaaatttttcccaCTTGGTAATAAAAAACTCCAACAGTAAATCAACCAGTCTTCACACAATATCTTGCCGTTATGtccttaaaattaattaattatgctactacatatattattttcaacCGAGAATAACGCTTCACCCAATTCAGTAATCAGCTCATAAATCATTTGATGGATACTATACCCATTATGACTTTTCAAatgtaaattacattttttgtgaTCTTTTCTTAAcggtaattttttcttaatatctaTCATGTTGGCAATGtgaatattattttgatatGGACGTAAACAAAACTTAAAGTAAAGGCACAGAGTTATTATCGGCATATAATTACGGCCAAACTAAAACCCTTCCACTAAGTTAGCAGCAACATAAAAAGGACAACGTCTAAAGACATAAACCTCATTTAGAGTCGAATTGGTTCTCATTGGGATTGGGCGCCATATTGTTAGAGCGCAATTATGCATATGATAATGtaattataaatacaatatgtatgtgtgtaagtatgtatataatatcaGTTCAGTCGATCTAAATGTAAAGGTTataattatatagaaaaaacaTATACTTGATTAAAAATGCATTATACGTATTCAGAAGTAAACTTTAAACAAATTGCTACGAAAACGCGTTTGCAGGTATGTATTTAATCTCGTTTGTAAGTAACTTCGAACTAGGCTGATTAGCCAGTTGTGTCAATTATTTGGAGCAATCAATTACTAATTTACTGGAAGAGTCATCGGAAGCATTTGCACTGTTATTGCTACAATCTATTTTATTTGAGTATTTCGAGCGTCGTTTACTAGCCAATTGCGGCATGTCTGAATGATGCTTTCGAACGTGTACACCCAAATTGCCACGCTGTTTGGACTTATAAGGGCAATATGGGCATTGATGTGAGGGTTCCTTGCCGCCACACTCGACATTCTCATGGCGACGAAGTGTAGACTTCCAGCGGTATTTTTTACTGCAATGGCGGCACTCGTAAATAGCCTCTGGGCCTTCATTGGCATTACTTGGACTATTGGTATCATTGCCTAGCATCCCAAAAGAGTTGTGACTTGCGTCACTAAGTGAATACTCTAAATTGCGTAAAGCTTGTGCTTGTGCGTGTGCTTGTGCTGCAAATAAGAATTTTTGCGAGTCGTCGGACATGTAATCCGTATTCGATGCAATCATTCTCGGCGAGGAGGAAGATGCGCCATTGggattaaaaatgtttgatgCGGAACAATTGTAATTGGCTTTTGAGTTTTCAACTAAATGTATATCATCGAAACCGTTATCTTCGTCATCACCATCGGTTGCATCCACATCAGCGGTATTATCTAGCGCACTTTCGGATTTAAAGCGTCGttgccgcaaaaagttttccagTAGTTTTGACGAATAAGTGTTTGCTGCCGTATTGATGTCGCTTGCATTGACGCTATCGTTGTCTGAATGTTCCTTTACCTTTAATAATTCTTGTGTGCGTAGTTGTTGTTGAAAATTATTGTATCCATCGCGTAAGAAGGCCGCGGCAATGGCTGCCGCGTGCGGCAAGACATCGACATTGGATGAAATTACACCTGCAGTAGCGATATTATTTTGGCCAGGAATAAGCTTTGTATTGTCAATAGCCGTACTCAATGGTATTAAAGACGGAACAGGGACATTGACAATCTTAGCAACCTCCTTAATTACTGAAGAACCTATACTGATATCTGGGCTGGGCCCTGTAGGAATTACTAAACCAGTTGAGGGATGTATTAGTGGTTTAACGTCAATTTGTGAGGAGTTTGGTGCAACCACTACAGGTGTGGGGATCGACCTAAGTGTTGGTAATGCTTTGATATTGTCCATCAAACTCTTGCCCGGGTCAGTACTTTTATTTACGCTTGTATATTCAGTGGGTTGATGAAATGATGCATTTTCGGCGGCAGTTGCGCCCTCGCCAATTGGCTTAGGTGCAATAGTCGGCCTTTCCTGTTCTATTGGGATTGCCACCATTTCATCACGTCGCAAGTTTTTTGACTCAGTAACTGTAGCGACGCATTTGGTTGCAATGGCCGCGATGCTTGACTCATAACTCTCAGCAGGAGACGGCGAAGTTTGTCTATTCTTACTGGCAACTGCCTGTTGATTCTTTGGTGCATTTGCTACATTAGCTTTACGTAACTGAATAAGCATATCGGAAACATCCGACATGGACATATTTTTGCGGTTTACACTCCGCTTTGAGGTTAGGTCGGTGCGCGGATGTGGCACCAGAACTGACGCCAACACAGGCGAAGATTCTGGTGGTGCTGTTATTGGCGTCGAAGCGTTGCGAGTGTTCAGCCGCTTGACGGCGTGTGTATTGAGAATAGATCGCTGGCATGTCTTTTGTATTATAACTCCCTGTGGCGAGGTGTTTTCCTTGTGCAACTGGGACAGTTTTCGGCTCAAatctgtaaaataaattttttttttcaatattattaaataattgtttgtaattatattcatatgtatgagGAAAGCTcttaatttgtatggaaaatcaATAGTGTGTTAAATGAATACGGAAAATAGGGTTGAGTGAGAAATTAACTTGTGCACAGTAGACGCAACGGACAAAAGTTACTAACTAAAGATAGAAAGTGAGTTTTACATACTTTCAAGTAGTTAAAAacttaacaaagaaaatattcgaGGCACATGCACTTGCTTTTAATACACTATaactactaaatattttttactaaaagttcaataattaaaaaaactaaaataaaaagccATGACGTGAatgtttcaattttatatttttcaaatataagatGATACGAATtcgttttttacacaaaaattatttttaatttgttgtgcGCAATCCGATCAAGTATGTATAaagatgtaaatatgtatatatgtatgtatgcatatgtttaCAACGCAATGACATCAGTTgtatttaaattagtaaattacTTCATTCCGAACTGTATGAGGTCCAGAAAAGGCTTGCCCCTCTGAAATTTTTGGAGTGCTCCCAACAGATGGCAATGGATCCCTTTTCCTAAACATGTAAGTACAtcagggttgttgttgttgtaggagcataaacattccccatacttacatacggggaatgcagctgaagtgacagtccgcAGCCGGTTGtaaatccgggttgttccgGTCACGTAGAAACGACTGTAGTGGGAACGTGAATGCATTCAAATAACTTAACACAAAGTATCTAAGAGAAAATACTGCAGGGGAATCcgctataaataataatatttcagaGCTTAAATTCTTGACGGTTGTCTAGTTCGAGTTTCTACTGGAATGTTGGTTGTGTATTTATGCTACCGGACAGATGAAGGTACAGTTCTATTGTCCCGATTGCTATTATTACAGAAATAACTTTTGCTATAgtgtttatattttatgtcCTGACATTCGGATACGGCAGCCACATTAATGTATAAATCCGTTATTATGAGAAACATGTGTTGCAAATACaggtctaaaaataaaaatagtcagTACCAAAACTTAATAATTAATTGAACTTAGTAAAAAACaatctatttaaaaaataagtgaaaacgaTGACGCTTTACATTTATCGAAAAAGCGCTGCGAGTAAACTAAATCATTCTTAAAATTAtcttattacaaaaattatgtatatttgtatgcgtACATGTAAATTGTTTAATTGCATTGGAGCTGTGTTATAAACCAGtgagtttttaagaaaaattaacattcacacatacatatgtacgtatccatacatacgtgtatatgcgtatgtatgtatatggtcgCAACTAATCTTAGCCCAGAATACCTAACTCCGTATCAACAGTTCGATATTCTTTGCAAAGCCTCCGGAAATGAATTTAGAAATCTACACTAGTACacatgcaatttatttttagacCTGCATACTTGTGTCAATTTCCTCCACTGAATCGGACTGCGGCAGGACCAACAAAGTTAAAGCCCATATATGTATGACTGTCTGTACTACATACAATTTGAAAGTACTCGCACCAAAATTTTCTCATAACATTGGATATTTTAATCAGCGTATGATAAAAAGGACTTTCAGGACGCTCAATCGGaggaatattatatattaataacttTGTATGATGAGATCttggtaagtatgtatgtgcatatttatatgtatatgtatgcatgtatgtactatGTATGGATATATCAACTGGACTGTTTGCGAATGCTGGTGGAGGCTTTACAAACGCGTGCATGTATATTTAATAACTTAGTGTATAAATGATAAGAGAGTAGATATGTGCAACTTGAATGATCAgatgtttcaaaaataattagcTGTTGTTTCGGATGCTTAATCACTTACTCACATACAGGTATATCTACAATTATAGGCAGGTACATCTGATCATTTACTTTTTGTAGAGCTTGAGCACATTTCATCCTTCAATTTTctgtgaacaaacaaaagagaaaatagGTTAGTCTCGCTTAAAAAACCGGTTTTATTGATGTCACTTTCGTTGGCAGGAAACAAAAATCTCGACCTAAAAGcagagaaataaaaaaggaatagaTTAGCACGATTTTATGTGTGAAAGTATATGTATGGATCTATGCATGTATATTTTTTAGGCAGTGCCGGAACACGAGAGCTCTGTTTAACGACGAGTGTGCagcttttttgtttgaaaaccatttgtttattctttattaaatttgttaataGTAATACCAAAAGTTGTATTTAAcgtcttgtttttgtatttacaaaagaaaacaaCTAACTAATCGCGTTCTTGTTGTAATAGTAAGTAgaatgttttgaattttattagttGCACAATTTTAGTAATAACATAAACACATCTGGGCTTAATCAATGAACTAAAATCACcacagataaaaaaattgtttctaacgACACTTTAAAGAGCCACATAAGGAATCAAAGCACTTGGAAGCTTTAAAgctttattttcttataatctTCCACatctaatatattatataaatattatattttatattgatttAGACACACAGCTACACACAATAAAAAAAGCGTCGCAACAGCTCAACTCGTGTTTCAGCACTGCGCTTAGCTAACTTAAATTTCTAAGCGTTACTTCGATTTTCATCGAATCACAGGCATCTAATGCATTTATGCACATGTATGTCGGTGTGTGCATACCATGTTAGAGGTCAGCAAAATAGCAATGCGTGAAATAGAAGCTATTCTCAATCCTGCCTAGGGATACACATAAAATAGACCCAGGCacgtatttacacacacacacacacacataactgTGTGCAGTTTACACCCAGACAGTATCTGTGCACTGTTGCATTGATGCAAACATCTGctacaatgttgttgttgtcactGTACATTACGCTAatacatacatctatacatAACTGAAGTTATCCTTGGTGCCAACacgagagaaagagagaaagttTAAACATCCGCTTTGTCGATGAAACACAAGTACATACTCACTAATACTCATACATCCCATAACGCATATACACACGCCAGC
The sequence above is drawn from the Anastrepha obliqua isolate idAnaObli1 chromosome 4, idAnaObli1_1.0, whole genome shotgun sequence genome and encodes:
- the LOC129243468 gene encoding uncharacterized protein LOC129243468, which translates into the protein MKCAQALQKVNDQMYLPIIVDIPVYLSRKLSQLHKENTSPQGVIIQKTCQRSILNTHAVKRLNTRNASTPITAPPESSPVLASVLVPHPRTDLTSKRSVNRKNMSMSDVSDMLIQLRKANVANAPKNQQAVASKNRQTSPSPAESYESSIAAIATKCVATVTESKNLRRDEMVAIPIEQERPTIAPKPIGEGATAAENASFHQPTEYTSVNKSTDPGKSLMDNIKALPTLRSIPTPVVVAPNSSQIDVKPLIHPSTGLVIPTGPSPDISIGSSVIKEVAKIVNVPVPSLIPLSTAIDNTKLIPGQNNIATAGVISSNVDVLPHAAAIAAAFLRDGYNNFQQQLRTQELLKVKEHSDNDSVNASDINTAANTYSSKLLENFLRQRRFKSESALDNTADVDATDGDDEDNGFDDIHLVENSKANYNCSASNIFNPNGASSSSPRMIASNTDYMSDDSQKFLFAAQAHAQAQALRNLEYSLSDASHNSFGMLGNDTNSPSNANEGPEAIYECRHCSKKYRWKSTLRRHENVECGGKEPSHQCPYCPYKSKQRGNLGVHVRKHHSDMPQLASKRRSKYSNKIDCSNNSANASDDSSSKLVIDCSK